A window of Sutcliffiella cohnii contains these coding sequences:
- a CDS encoding response regulator transcription factor has translation MYEGKRILIIEDDQEISRLLSVILEKANMEPVAAYSGTEGLLQIQNNMFDLILLDLMLPGKSGEELIGEIREMSSVPIIVISAKVDIENKVQVLKMGADDYITKPFHQEEVMARVEVQLRKANTQPEQSAEIGWRELKMNTEKRSVKLKEKELQLTIAEFDILTYFMNNPERALSKKEIYESIWKGTYYGDDNTISVHVSNLRKKISEITTEEYIKTIWGVGFMLT, from the coding sequence ATGTATGAAGGTAAACGCATTTTAATAATTGAAGATGATCAAGAGATTAGTAGGCTACTCTCTGTAATTTTAGAAAAAGCGAATATGGAACCTGTCGCAGCCTATTCAGGTACAGAAGGTTTGTTGCAGATACAAAACAATATGTTTGATTTAATTTTATTGGATTTGATGCTACCGGGCAAAAGTGGGGAGGAACTTATAGGAGAGATTAGAGAAATGAGTTCCGTACCGATTATTGTCATTTCAGCCAAAGTCGATATCGAAAATAAAGTGCAAGTGTTGAAAATGGGTGCAGATGATTATATAACGAAACCGTTTCATCAAGAAGAAGTGATGGCCCGAGTGGAAGTACAATTACGAAAAGCAAACACACAACCGGAACAGTCAGCGGAAATAGGTTGGCGTGAGCTTAAAATGAATACGGAAAAACGGTCTGTAAAATTAAAAGAGAAAGAGCTCCAGCTGACGATTGCTGAGTTTGATATTTTAACCTATTTCATGAACAATCCCGAGCGTGCCCTTTCTAAAAAAGAAATATATGAAAGTATTTGGAAGGGGACTTATTATGGTGATGATAATACGATTAGCGTTCACGTCTCGAACCTCCGTAAGAAAATTTCCGAAATTACGACGGAAGAATATATAAAGACCATTTGGGGAGTAGGTTTTATGCTTACGTGA